From one Chryseobacterium sp. 3008163 genomic stretch:
- the gldK gene encoding gliding motility lipoprotein GldK, which yields MKRIFLLLLSASVASVSCSGGGSSSVGKPGTKGELIPREKTKSFVAERPFGMVAIPGGSFVAGLADWDPTGSPEKAALKTVTVSSFFIDEAETTNAEYRVFINYVRDSIARTMLAEAAGEGGEGGGKGTGIGDYAYLAKKEENLTAYQEYLEGAGGRNGFDDTKKLDWKIPLHWNTSKYPDVEYAEVLESMYLPASSRVGSERLLDVSKLKYNYRWGDMNAALAENERGVNFLRSESIAIYPDTTVWVKDFHFTYNEPLFEQYFWHKAYKDYPVVGVTWDQARAYCNFRSKLKSDYNESMKRKKQRPLEFRLPTEMEWEYAARGGKQNATYPWGGPYLMDDRGCYLANFKPKRGDYMEDAKKGTYMYTAPVKKFKKNGFGLFDMAGNVSEWTVSAYNNSSYGFSSTLNPSTKDKEDAKRSVRGGSWKDVGYMLMNGSRDYESKDSARSYIGFRTVQDIPEAAVKVKRVTR from the coding sequence AAATCATTTGTTGCAGAAAGACCATTTGGTATGGTTGCCATTCCTGGTGGATCTTTTGTTGCAGGTTTAGCTGATTGGGATCCTACGGGAAGCCCTGAGAAAGCTGCACTGAAAACAGTTACTGTATCTTCATTCTTTATTGATGAAGCTGAAACTACTAATGCAGAGTACAGGGTATTTATTAATTATGTAAGAGACTCTATTGCAAGAACCATGCTTGCTGAAGCTGCCGGAGAAGGTGGTGAAGGTGGTGGTAAAGGTACAGGGATCGGAGATTATGCATACCTTGCAAAAAAAGAAGAAAACCTAACTGCATATCAAGAATATCTTGAAGGTGCAGGTGGTAGAAACGGTTTTGATGATACTAAAAAATTAGACTGGAAAATTCCATTGCATTGGAATACTTCTAAATATCCAGATGTAGAATATGCTGAAGTTTTAGAATCTATGTATTTACCGGCTTCTTCTAGAGTTGGTAGCGAAAGACTTCTTGATGTTAGTAAATTAAAATATAATTATAGATGGGGAGATATGAATGCTGCTCTCGCTGAAAACGAAAGAGGTGTTAACTTCTTGAGAAGCGAAAGTATTGCAATCTATCCTGATACAACTGTTTGGGTTAAAGATTTCCACTTTACTTATAACGAACCATTATTCGAACAATATTTCTGGCACAAAGCTTACAAAGACTATCCTGTTGTTGGGGTAACTTGGGATCAGGCGAGAGCATACTGTAACTTCAGATCAAAATTAAAGTCTGATTACAATGAAAGCATGAAAAGAAAGAAGCAAAGACCTTTGGAGTTCCGTCTTCCAACTGAAATGGAGTGGGAATACGCTGCAAGAGGGGGCAAGCAAAATGCTACCTACCCTTGGGGTGGTCCTTACTTGATGGATGATAGAGGCTGTTATCTTGCAAATTTCAAGCCAAAAAGAGGTGATTATATGGAAGATGCTAAAAAAGGTACTTACATGTATACAGCTCCTGTAAAGAAATTTAAGAAAAACGGATTCGGATTATTTGATATGGCTGGAAACGTTTCTGAGTGGACAGTGTCTGCATACAATAACTCATCATACGGTTTCTCTTCTACGCTAAATCCTTCTACTAAAGATAAAGAAGATGCTAAGAGATCTGTAAGAGGAGGTTCTTGGAAAGATGTTGGATATATGTTGATGAACGGATCTAGAGATTATGAAAGCAAAGATTCTGCAAGAAGTTACATCGGATTCAGAACAGTACAGGATATTCCTGAAGCAGCTGTGAAGGTAAAAAGAGTTACCAGATAA
- the gldL gene encoding gliding motility protein GldL: MFKTKDAWMNFFYSFGAAIVILGAWLKITHISFGPINGNIALTVGLVTEAIIFIIFAFDPPAAEESYHWENVYPELLDKHANPNPLHSNVSSKNTIDHFAELENSLSGKLDKMLQDAKLDVQLFDRLRTGIDKFSSSVDQINQTVDVSASTHKYNDQLNKAAQHMESMNALYAMQLESGQRQSDFAKKYVEDMQKSAEHSEKFNQELQGLTTNLNSLNRVYGGMLTAMKS, translated from the coding sequence ATGTTTAAGACTAAAGATGCTTGGATGAATTTCTTCTATTCATTCGGTGCTGCAATTGTAATTCTTGGAGCTTGGCTTAAAATTACTCACATTTCATTTGGCCCAATCAATGGTAACATCGCACTTACAGTAGGGCTTGTTACAGAGGCAATTATCTTTATTATTTTCGCTTTTGACCCTCCGGCAGCTGAAGAGTCTTACCATTGGGAAAATGTTTATCCTGAATTATTAGATAAGCATGCAAACCCAAACCCATTACATTCAAATGTTTCTTCTAAAAATACGATTGATCATTTTGCTGAATTAGAAAACTCTCTATCTGGTAAATTAGATAAGATGCTTCAGGATGCAAAATTAGATGTACAGTTATTTGACAGATTAAGAACAGGAATCGATAAATTCTCAAGTTCAGTAGATCAAATCAACCAAACTGTTGATGTATCTGCTTCTACTCACAAGTATAACGATCAGTTAAACAAAGCTGCTCAACACATGGAAAGCATGAACGCTCTATATGCAATGCAATTAGAAAGTGGTCAGAGACAATCTGATTTTGCTAAAAAATATGTTGAAGATATGCAGAAATCAGCTGAACATTCTGAGAAGTTTAATCAAGAATTACAAGGTTTAACAACAAACTTAAACAGCTTAAACAGAGTTTACGGTGGTATGTTAACTGCAATGAAGTCATAA
- a CDS encoding GldM family protein, which produces MAKGKQTPRQKMINLMYLVFIAMMALNIDVEIIRSYYDSTRALKETRFLTEQKNEDIFEKTLEAKAQQVPDTYAQPWEDYKGLKTKIDLLVSSTEEIKIKLKKQSEFLDKDPKTGKDMDVSENFSALNNNEATTEYFFKEGEENSPSAGALELKKKMDDVKNYINAKFGGNEQLKKLVDRANTSLSAEYANGKSPNGKTWFQNKFYHQPLIAAISNLEIIQNDARNVQSDALALMLQEKVDASIKFNQYEAIVSAPADIQSGKKAEAVIMLGTYSNSNKISISGVSRQENGKGYLPLNTGGLGEKKIGGVITLTDATGKATQYPFTHTYNVIAGPQQVKLEQGLLLSADKMNVMYRGLENPVTGSILGADNAKLSLSAPGAVVKNTGKGKWDVIPNAGNTVKLTLSGTDPTGKSVSQVFEYRIKGIPRPQGQIRGKAVNFMPASSIPNQIVAATLPDFDFPVSFTVNSFILKLPGRAGTMIQGNSLSAAEGLLKNLRSGDVVQIYDIQATATGLGKQILKEISPITINVQ; this is translated from the coding sequence ATGGCAAAAGGAAAACAGACTCCACGTCAGAAGATGATCAACCTAATGTATCTGGTTTTCATCGCAATGATGGCCCTAAACATTGATGTTGAGATCATTAGATCATATTATGATTCTACAAGAGCTCTTAAAGAAACTAGGTTCTTGACAGAGCAGAAAAACGAAGATATTTTTGAGAAAACTTTAGAAGCTAAAGCTCAGCAGGTACCAGATACTTATGCTCAGCCTTGGGAAGATTATAAAGGCCTTAAAACTAAAATTGATCTTTTGGTATCTTCTACTGAAGAAATTAAAATAAAGCTTAAAAAACAATCTGAGTTTCTTGATAAAGATCCTAAAACCGGTAAGGATATGGATGTGAGTGAGAACTTCTCGGCATTGAATAATAACGAAGCAACTACAGAATATTTCTTTAAAGAAGGTGAGGAGAATAGCCCATCAGCAGGCGCTTTAGAGTTAAAGAAGAAGATGGATGATGTGAAAAATTACATCAACGCCAAATTCGGAGGTAACGAACAACTTAAGAAGTTAGTTGATAGAGCAAATACTTCATTATCTGCAGAGTATGCCAATGGAAAATCTCCAAACGGTAAAACTTGGTTTCAGAATAAATTCTATCACCAACCACTTATTGCTGCGATTTCTAACTTAGAAATTATTCAGAATGATGCTAGAAACGTACAGTCTGATGCATTAGCTTTAATGCTTCAGGAGAAAGTAGATGCAAGCATCAAGTTTAACCAATATGAAGCGATTGTTTCTGCTCCTGCTGATATCCAGTCTGGAAAGAAAGCTGAAGCAGTGATTATGTTAGGAACTTATTCTAACAGCAATAAAATCAGCATCAGTGGTGTAAGCAGACAAGAAAACGGTAAAGGATATCTTCCTTTAAACACTGGAGGTCTTGGTGAGAAGAAAATTGGAGGTGTAATTACTTTAACAGACGCTACAGGAAAAGCAACACAATATCCATTTACACATACGTATAATGTAATTGCAGGTCCTCAGCAAGTTAAGCTTGAACAAGGTTTATTACTTTCTGCTGATAAGATGAATGTAATGTATAGAGGTTTAGAAAATCCTGTAACAGGATCTATCCTTGGTGCAGACAATGCTAAATTATCTCTATCTGCTCCGGGAGCTGTTGTTAAAAATACAGGTAAAGGTAAGTGGGATGTTATTCCTAATGCTGGAAATACTGTTAAATTAACACTTTCTGGAACTGATCCTACGGGTAAATCTGTTTCTCAGGTATTTGAATACAGAATTAAAGGTATTCCAAGACCACAAGGACAAATTAGAGGTAAAGCGGTTAACTTTATGCCGGCTAGTTCTATTCCTAATCAGATTGTTGCAGCAACGCTTCCTGATTTCGACTTTCCTGTTTCATTTACAGTTAATAGCTTTATTTTGAAACTTCCAGGTAGAGCAGGTACAATGATTCAAGGTAATTCTTTATCTGCGGCTGAAGGATTGTTGAAAAATCTTAGATCGGGTGATGTTGTTCAGATTTATGATATCCAAGCTACGGCGACTGGATTAGGTAAACAAATATTGAAAGAGATATCGCCGATAACAATTAACGTTCAATAA
- the gldN gene encoding gliding motility protein GldN — translation MKKYISSLLVLASGFAFSQTILNASSPEEFRQMRAENMRKVGDTVISNKVKPLEYGFVDDKDIAKSMMVWEIIDMNDKINQPFYYDNPDGLLSKTTRSLYQILLDAAMNGQLEEVYDDENFTTRLNKEGIEKKLESVRMDEEAIEILNSGRQLTEEEKKRLIDHIVTTTEKVKVLKIMGMWFVDKRDGQMKYRPLGIAAMGPDPTSIGRLDAEGKPMAGANELVDLFWIYYPKAREILANNYVFNRNNSSADLSFDDIINARRFSSIIYKSSIGLGDGVIKDYIPRNAEEQLEESDKIKGQILQMENDMWNY, via the coding sequence ATGAAAAAATATATTAGCAGTCTTTTAGTTTTAGCATCTGGGTTTGCATTTTCCCAGACTATTCTAAATGCTTCTTCTCCGGAAGAGTTCAGACAGATGAGAGCTGAAAATATGAGAAAAGTGGGAGATACTGTTATTAGTAATAAAGTAAAGCCACTAGAGTACGGTTTTGTAGATGATAAAGACATAGCAAAAAGTATGATGGTATGGGAGATAATAGACATGAATGATAAAATTAATCAGCCATTCTATTATGATAATCCAGACGGTTTACTTTCAAAAACTACAAGATCATTATATCAAATTCTTCTTGATGCTGCAATGAATGGGCAATTGGAAGAAGTATATGATGACGAAAATTTTACTACCAGACTTAATAAGGAAGGTATTGAGAAAAAGTTGGAGAGCGTAAGAATGGATGAAGAAGCTATTGAGATTCTAAATTCAGGACGTCAGCTTACAGAAGAAGAAAAGAAAAGACTGATTGACCATATTGTAACTACAACTGAAAAAGTTAAAGTTCTTAAAATTATGGGAATGTGGTTTGTTGATAAGAGAGATGGTCAGATGAAATACAGACCTCTTGGTATAGCTGCAATGGGGCCGGATCCTACATCAATTGGAAGGCTTGATGCTGAAGGGAAACCAATGGCAGGAGCTAATGAATTAGTTGATTTATTTTGGATTTACTATCCAAAAGCTAGAGAGATCTTAGCAAACAACTATGTTTTCAACAGAAATAATTCATCTGCAGACTTATCTTTTGATGATATAATCAACGCAAGAAGATTTTCTTCTATTATTTATAAATCTTCAATTGGTTTAGGTGATGGTGTTATTAAAGACTACATTCCTAGAAATGCCGAGGAGCAATTAGAAGAAAGCGACAAAATCAAAGGACAAATTCTTCAAATGGAGAATGATATGTGGAATTACTAA
- a CDS encoding NAD(P)/FAD-dependent oxidoreductase: protein MQNVDYIIVGDGYAALFFAHQLTKHNKSFVIFSERKKSASQISAGIINPVVLKKFTTFWLAQEQLDFLKTSLNEIEKYTGTNYLIDASIHRIFHDENEQKLWLKKSQSEELSEFLDENFKDLEGVKNDFSSGMVNQSARLDVHGFFNDLLEFHESNAQLIKEKFNYNEVNAENSTYQNFQFKNIIFCEGMGVKNNPYFSDIPVIPNKGHHIRVKLSQPLQKDITIKKKHFLFPLNNGLHFYGGTYDREQLHEHIDQSAVEQLQKGLSEFYPSDFDIEEVHFGFRPTVKDRRPIVGRHAEHQNFFVFNGLGARGILNGCYFSKNLYDFIENKIELPQEISLDRF, encoded by the coding sequence ATGCAAAATGTAGATTATATTATTGTTGGTGACGGTTATGCCGCATTATTTTTTGCCCATCAATTGACAAAACACAATAAGTCATTCGTTATTTTTTCCGAAAGAAAGAAAAGTGCATCTCAAATATCTGCAGGAATCATCAATCCTGTTGTTCTTAAAAAATTTACGACTTTTTGGCTCGCCCAGGAACAATTAGATTTTCTCAAAACCTCACTCAATGAAATAGAGAAATATACCGGAACAAATTATTTAATTGATGCTTCCATTCACAGAATTTTTCATGATGAGAACGAACAGAAACTATGGCTTAAAAAATCGCAATCAGAAGAACTTTCCGAATTTTTAGACGAGAATTTTAAGGATTTGGAGGGCGTTAAAAACGATTTTAGTTCAGGAATGGTCAATCAGTCTGCCAGATTAGACGTTCATGGATTTTTCAATGATTTACTTGAATTTCATGAAAGTAATGCTCAATTAATTAAAGAAAAATTTAATTATAATGAAGTTAATGCTGAAAATTCGACGTATCAGAATTTTCAGTTTAAAAATATTATTTTCTGCGAAGGAATGGGTGTTAAAAACAATCCCTACTTTTCAGATATTCCCGTGATTCCAAATAAAGGACATCACATCAGAGTTAAACTTTCTCAGCCGCTTCAGAAAGATATTACCATCAAAAAGAAACATTTTTTATTTCCGTTAAATAATGGTTTGCATTTCTATGGTGGAACCTACGACAGGGAACAGTTACATGAGCATATTGATCAGTCTGCAGTAGAGCAGCTACAAAAAGGACTATCTGAATTTTATCCGTCTGATTTCGATATAGAAGAAGTCCACTTTGGTTTTAGACCCACTGTAAAAGACCGAAGACCAATTGTTGGAAGACATGCTGAACATCAGAATTTTTTTGTCTTCAACGGTTTGGGCGCTAGAGGGATTTTGAATGGCTGTTATTTCTCCAAAAATCTTTATGATTTTATTGAAAATAAAATTGAATTGCCTCAAGAAATTTCTTTAGATAGGTTTTAA
- a CDS encoding efflux RND transporter periplasmic adaptor subunit has translation MMKRVLPSVVLSAVLLLASCNDKKEEKQEDSVYPVTSPVKMDTIINKDFVAQIQSVKNIEVRAQEKGFLEKIYVDEGQYVRAGQTLFRIMPQIYQAELLKARAEVEQASIELKNASTLASNNIVSKNERLMAKAKLDAANAEMKLAQIHLSFTDIKAPFSGIIDRIPLKLGSLVDEGDLLTTLSDNTNIYSYFNVSEPEYLNYQTHVADRGSQNVSLMMANGEMFNQQGEIQTIEGQFDNETGNIAFRAKFPNPEKLLRNGETGKIRMTLPLKNALIIPQKATYEIQDQKYVFVIDKNGVAKSKNIKVSYELPDIYIVSSGISPDEKILLEGVQKVKDDQKVKVKFQDPKKVLQNLKLKAE, from the coding sequence ATGATGAAAAGAGTTCTCCCAAGCGTTGTCTTAAGCGCTGTCCTTTTACTTGCAAGCTGCAATGATAAAAAGGAAGAAAAACAGGAAGATTCAGTGTATCCGGTGACTTCACCTGTAAAAATGGATACGATTATTAACAAAGATTTTGTCGCTCAGATCCAGTCGGTGAAGAACATCGAGGTTCGTGCTCAGGAAAAAGGTTTCCTTGAGAAGATTTACGTAGACGAAGGTCAATATGTAAGAGCCGGACAAACTTTGTTCAGAATTATGCCACAAATCTATCAGGCAGAATTACTTAAAGCACGAGCTGAAGTTGAGCAGGCTTCTATCGAACTGAAAAATGCAAGCACTCTTGCCAGCAACAACATTGTTTCAAAAAACGAAAGATTAATGGCAAAAGCTAAATTGGATGCGGCCAATGCAGAAATGAAATTAGCGCAAATCCATCTTTCATTTACAGATATTAAGGCTCCGTTTTCTGGGATTATCGATAGAATTCCATTGAAATTAGGAAGTTTAGTTGATGAAGGTGATTTGTTGACAACGCTTTCAGATAATACCAATATTTACAGTTATTTCAATGTTTCTGAACCTGAATATTTGAATTACCAGACTCACGTTGCTGATCGCGGCAGCCAAAATGTAAGCTTAATGATGGCAAACGGCGAAATGTTTAATCAGCAAGGTGAAATTCAGACCATTGAAGGTCAGTTTGACAACGAAACAGGGAATATTGCTTTCAGAGCCAAATTTCCAAATCCTGAAAAACTGTTGAGAAATGGTGAGACAGGAAAAATTCGTATGACTTTACCGCTTAAAAATGCATTAATCATTCCACAGAAAGCAACTTACGAAATTCAGGATCAGAAATATGTTTTTGTGATTGATAAGAATGGAGTTGCAAAATCTAAAAACATCAAAGTCTCTTATGAACTTCCTGATATCTATATAGTTTCTTCAGGTATTTCTCCGGATGAAAAAATCCTGTTGGAAGGTGTTCAGAAAGTTAAAGACGATCAGAAAGTAAAAGTGAAATTCCAAGATCCGAAGAAAGTTCTTCAGAATTTAAAATTAAAAGCAGAATAG